The following are encoded in a window of Alosa sapidissima isolate fAloSap1 chromosome 10, fAloSap1.pri, whole genome shotgun sequence genomic DNA:
- the wu:fj39g12 gene encoding C-type natriuretic peptide 1 produces MLYPALLCVMLLLLSPLKPTETRALHPPNPNNAMQFLEQVLDRYNDLLTLDDLENLTNDQPEEPMQVYSSGLKVAEYPKWIDLPPQSDNSWLRLMRAALANQKRVVPDRVRRGWNRGCFGLKLDRIGSMSGLGC; encoded by the exons ATGCTCTATCCAGCCCTGCTCTgtgtgatgctgctgctgctgagtccTCTTAAACCAACAGAGACACGAGCTCTTCACCCCCCGAACCCCAACAATGCCATGcag TTTCTTGAGCAGGTCCTTGACCGTTACAATGATCTCCTGACCCTCGATGACCTCGAGAATCTAACAAATGACCAACCTGAGGAGCCCATGCAAGTGTATAGTTCCGGGTTGAAGGTCGCTGAGTACCCGAAATGGATCGACCTACCACCCCAAAGTGACAACTCATGGCTCCGCCTCATGCGTGCTGCTCTGGCCAATCAGAAGCGAGTGGTGCCCGACCGCGTACGGAGGGGGTGGAACCGTGGTTGCTTTGGGCTAAAACTGGATCGGATCGGGTCAATGAGTGGACTGGGATGCTAG